DNA sequence from the Calditerrivibrio sp. genome:
CTAAAAGCTGGAGACCTATGGGTAAATTGTTACTATCAAAACCGGCAGGTATCGATAGACCACAACCACCAAAGAGGTTAAGAGAGATTGTGTAGATATCGCTGAGGTACATCTCGAGGGGGTTACTTGCTTTCTCACCCAGCCTAAAAGCTGTAGTGGGGGATGTGGGTGTCATAATGAAGTCCACTTTTTCATAGGCGTTTAAGAAATCTTTTTTGATGAGTGTCCTTACCTTTTGAGCTTTTAAATAGTATGCATCATAGTAACCGGAGCTTAAAACGTATGTTCCCAGCATGATCCTCCGCTTGACTTCAGTGCCAAAGCCCTCAGATCTGGTTAGAACGTACATTTCGTTTAGGTCGGATGATTTTACTCTAAACCCATACTTTACTCCATCATACCTTGCCAGATTACTCGAGGCTTCTGCTGTTGCGATAATATAGTACACAGCTACAGCATAATCTGTATGGGGCATGCTGATGTTTACAAATTCTACACCCTGTTGTTTCAGTATCCTAATAGCATCCTCTATGGCTTTTGAGACCTCAGGGGAAAGGCCTTCACTGAAATATTCTTTTGGCAATCCTATTTTTACCCCTTTTAAAGAGCCTTTAAATGGATCTGTAAATCTAAAGGGATCTGTTTTGTAGGATGTGGAATCCTGGTGATCGTAGTGACCTATTATCTCCATTAGGTCTGCAGTATCCTGGATATTCTTTGTCATTGGCCCAATCTGGTCTAAACTGGATGCAAAGGCTACAAGTCCATACCTTGAGACTCTACCATAAGTGGGTTTCATCCCTACGATATTGCAAAGGGCAGCTGGTTGTCTAATGGAGCCGCCTGTATCGCTTCCCAGAGTTGCTGGTACTAGTCGTGCTGCTACAGCAGCAGCAGAACCACCACTGGAACCACCGGGTACACGGTTTGGGTCGTATGGGTTTACCGTTTTTTTGTAGTAGGATGTCTCACAGGATGATCCCATAGCAAACTCATCCATATTGAGTTTCCCCAATATTATAAATCCAGCATCCTTCAAAAGCCTTACAACTGTGCCATCGTAAGGGGGGATGAAATTTTCTAATATTCTGGAGCCACATGTGGTCAAAAGATCCTTAGTCACCATGTTATCCTTTAGTGCTATGGGGACACCTGCAAAAGGCGGTAATGGGGTACCTTTTGCAATCTGTTCGTCGTAGGCTTTGGCTTCTTCTATTGCTTTGTAGTTTATAGAGATAAAGGCATTCACCACAGGGTCATACTTTTCCACTCTTTTTAGGTAGAATTCGACCATCTCTTTTGAGGAGATCTTTTTATTTTTTATAAAATCAGCATGATCTTTTAGTGTGGCATTTAAAAGGTCCATAAAATCACCTATTCTATTATTCTTGGTACTTTAAAATGACCGTATCCATCTTCTGGAGCGTTTTTGAGTGCCTCTTCCTGGGATATGGTCTGTTTGGGTATATCTGGTCTTGTGACATTGTTTATATCAAGGGCATGGGATGTCGGTGGTATATTGGATGTGTCTAATTCATTTAACTTGTTTATATAATCCAATATATTGTTCATATCACTAACAAACTTCCCTATTTCATCATCTTCGAAGGTCAGTTTTGCTAATTTTGCTATATATCTTACATCATTATCGGTGACCATTCCGTTCACAACAAGCCTCCAATCTTTTTCCTGTCTAAGAAATAGATATATAATCAAAATTAGAAATTGTAAATTGTTTTCTTTTGTTATATAAGAAAAGGATGAAGGATTTAATAGATATAGTATATCTGGAGAATAAAAAATATTCAGATATGGGGATCATAGATGTTAGGTCAGAAGGGGAGTATGATTTAGACCATGTTCCTAATGCGGTAAATATCCCCTTGTTGGACAATGAGGAAAGGGCTTTGATAGGAACAATTTATAAGCAACAGGGGCCTAAAGAGGCACGTTTGAAAGGGGTGGAGGTTGTTTCTCCAAAGCTGGTCTCATTTATCGATGGTATAAAAAATATCACTGAAAAATATAAAGAGACGATTATCTATTGCTGGCGTGGTGGTTTGAGAAGTGAGGCTGCTGTTACATTTTCAAGACTTGCTGGTCTTACTGTATCAAGGTTAGAAGGTGGATATAAAAGTTACAGAAATCGTGTTGTTAGCTTTTTTAAGGAGTTTGATCAAAAGTACCGATTTATAACCCTTTATGGTCCAACGGGTAGTGGGAAAACAGAAATACTTAAAAGGTTAAGGTCCGAATACCCTGTTCTTAATCTTGAGGAGTGTGCTTGTCATAAAGGGTCTATTTTTGGGCATATAGGGGAGGCTGGATTTTATAGTATAAATCAAAAGATATTTGAAAGCAAGATCTATTATTCACTTCTTCATGCAAAGGGGGGACTCATGTTTACTGAAGGTGAAAGTAAAAAGGTGGGTAAGGTGGTTATTCCGGAAAAATTGTTTGACCGTTTCACTTCAGGTTTTGGAGTCCTTTGCAGACCTTCTCTGGATTTTAGGATAGCTTTTACCATCAATACCTATAAACCGGAAAAAAATTTGCCGGAGATCTTTGATGCTTTGGGTAGAATAAAGCGATACATGTCAAAAGAGACCTATGAAACCCTGTATAGAGCCCTTGAGAATGGTGAGTTTGGGCGATTTGTGGAGATTATCCTTGTAAAATACTATGACCCCATGTATAAGTTTGCCTATCAAAAAAAGATAGATTATGTGCTGGAATATGATTCCATTGAAGAAGCTGTGGAAAAATTAAAGGGGCTTTATGATGAGGTTAATAGTTGTAGTGTTATTACTAATTATCAATAGTCCATTGTGGGCAAAGATCGTTCTCCTTGAGGATAACGGGTCTATCGATTCTGGGCAGGTTACTGAAGAGCTAAAGAAAGTGGGTGAGGTTCCGAACAAGGTCGTTTTTGGTAAACCCTATACAGTATTTGGTGTTACCTATTATCCTATGGATTATATACATAAGTATGAAGAAGAGGGGATCGCTTCCTGGTATGGGGCTGATTTTCATGGGAAGCTTACGTCGAGTAAGGAGGTATATAATATGTTCGATATGACGGCTGCCCATAAGACGTTGCCTTTGGGCAGTACTGTTTTAGTGAAATCCCTTGAGAATGATAAAGAGATTATTGTAAGGATCAACGATAGGGGTCCTTTTGTGAAGGACCGTATCATCGATCTTTCCTACAAAGCAGCTAAGGAGCTTGGTATAGATCAAAAAGGTACTGGGAAGGTTAGGATAACCCTTTTATCCGAATCTCCTACTGAATATGTACTAAATGGCAAACCTGTGGATATAAATGTAGGTAAGTTTGCTATTCAGATAGGTGCTTTTTTAGAAAAGAAAAATGCAGAGAATCTTAGGGATAAGTTCCTTAATGCAGATGTTGTAGAGGCTATGGTTAATGGGAAAAAGTTTTATCGGGTAAGGCTCATAGGTTTTGAGACCCGAACAAGTGCAGAATTAAAACTTATCACCATTGAAAAAAGATTTCCCGGTGCTTTTGTAGTAGCTGAGTAGTTTATGGTGAATATCTCAGATATAATGGATAAACCTCTTAATGAGGTTTCTTTTGTTGTTTTCGATCTGGAGACTACTGGGCTTTATCCTGAAAAAGGGGACCAGATAATAGAGATTGGGGCTTTTAGGATCGATGAAGGTTTTAGGTTGGTTAAGGAGCCATTTCATACCTTGGTTAAAGCGGAAAAAGAGATCTCTGAAAGTTCCCTTGCTTTGCATGGTATATCCATAGAGGAGACATATTCTGCACCAGATATATGCACTGCCATTTATGACTTTATAGACTTTTGTAGGGGATCAGCATTGGTAGCACATAAAGCATCTAAAGATGCAGCTTTTTTACGACACGCACTTAGGGATTACATGATAGAAAACCCTTTTCCGTTTATCCTCGATACGATAAAGATTTCCCAAAAACTGTATCCGGATTTCAAATTCCACAATCTGGACTATCTTATAGAAAGGCACAACATATCTATAAACTCAAAATTCAAAAGACATAGAGCCCTTTACGACGCTGAGGCAACAGCAAAGATATTTTTAAAAATGCTAAAAAAGCTCTTCAAGGAGCGCTGTTTTCATTTCTCGGAGCTGACATCTTTTGCAACTGAGTACTAATAGCTTATTTTAGATATTTTTTCAGTTCATCTTTAAAATCGAGATGGGTTACTCCTGTTATTTTGAATATTTCGTCGTTGTTGCAAACGTTTCCCTCTTTTAGCATTATAAACTGATCTTTGGTGATGGGAAACCATGGAAAAGATCCAAATAACGATGCCCCAATATTTACAAAAACCTCAGGTACTGGTAGTAGCAGTCTATGCCTTCCTGTTACCTCCATTATTGTTTTTAAAAGCTCCTTGTATGTGAAGACCTGCTTGCCGCAAACGGAAAATGTCTTGTTAAAGGTGGCTTCATTATCTATCGCTTTGACAAAAATCTCTGCCACCTCCTTTACACTTACAGGCTGCATGGGGTATGAACCATCACCAAAATAGGAGAAGATGGGTGTTAACTTCATGAAGCTGTTTAACATATTTATAAAACTATCGTTTTCACCATATATGAGGGATGGCCTAAGGATTGTATAAGTAAGGCCAGAGGCTTTTATATATTCTTCAGCTTTGTATTTAGTTTTATGGTAGTTGGAAACGGCGTTTTCCCTTGTTCCGTTTGCGGACATGTGGATGAATCTTGTGATATGGTTTTTCTTTGCGGCATCTAAAACATTCTTAGTGGCGATATAGTGCATATTTTCAAAAGTTACCCCTTTTGCTGGGTACTCCCTTATAATACCTACAAGATGTATTACAGCATCGGTACCCTTGATCCCATCATCTAACGATTGGTAGTTTAGCACATCCCCCACTACAGTTTCTAAATGCGGGTGGTTTATTTTTGGACGTTTTGAACCCCGAATCAGAGCTTTTACAAAATACCCCTCTTCTAAGAGTTTGTTTAAAATTTCGGTACCCACAAATCCAGTAGCGCCAGTGATAAAAATCTTTTTCATGACATCTCCTAAAATAAATTTTTTTCTAAGAAAGATATATACCCATGTGCAGTGACAATTATATGATCATATAGTTCTATCTCCACAAGCTTTAATGCATCTTTTATCTTTTTTGTTATATCAATATCCTCTTTGGAAGGGTTAAGTGTACCTGATGGGTGATTGTGGGCGATGATGACACCAACAGCTTTATTGGTGATAGCATATTCTACGATCTCCCTTATGTAGACACTGGAGGAGTTTACAGTGCCTGTGGATAACACTTTGTAATTAGTCACTATCCCTGAGCTGTTTAATAGTAAGGCAAAAAATGATTCCTTAAATGCAAATCCTATATTGTATTTTATGAAATTGTAAACATCTGTTGGGTTCTTTAAAGGTTTTTCAAGGGCGTTATGTCTATGAAGGGATAACCTTCTGTTGAACTCCATAATTATTTTAAAGAATATCGATGTCTCCAAACCAATACCATCGATGGATTGAATGTCTTTTGTAAATAAGTTGTTAAAGTTTCCTTCTATGAGCTTAATGATCTCCTTGCTTTCCTTTTTAACATCTCTGCCTCTGATCACATACCCTAAGATTAGCTCCATCAATTCGTAATCTGGCAGAGTTTGAGGTGAACTCAAAAATCTTTCTTTAAGGCGCTTTCTGTGGCCTAAATAGTGTTTTTCCATATAATGATTATAGCATAAAAATAGATGGAAAAAAAAATAATTTTATATATATTTAAATCCTGTTTATAACAAAATTTGGAGGACTTATGTCTAACTGTAATACAAACAAAAGTTGCAGTTCCTGCTCTATCAGCAGTAGCTGTGACTCCGGTATTAAGGAGAAACATACAGAGGAGGTTCTCAAACATAGGCTTGATAAAATAAAGCATAGGATCATGGTTATGAGTGGCAAGGGGGGTGTGGGCAAATCGACAGTGACGGTAAATCTTGCAGCATCCCTTGTGAAGCTCGGGTATAGAGTGGGTATCATAGATGCAGATATACACGGTCCAAATATACCAAAGATGTTGGGGATAAGCGATAAGGGTGCTAAAACAGGTCTTGATGGGGTTATCCCATTTGAACCATATCCAAATCTCATTATTATGTCCATAGGTGTTTTGTTGAGGGATGACGATGATGCGGTGATATGGAGAGCTCCATTAAAGCATAGTGTTATACGGCAGTTTCTGGCTGATGTGGAATGGGGTGAGTTGGATTATCTGCTCTTTGATCTGCCACCGGGTACTGGGGATGAGCCCCTTTCTGTGTCCCATATATTAAAAGATCTGGATGGTAGCATCATAGTTACTACACCCCAAGAGGTGGCCCTTTTGGATGCGAGAAAGTCTGTGAGTTTTAGTAAAAAGCTCAATATCCCAGTTATTGGAATAGTGGAAAATATGAGTGGGTTTATATGTCCCAAATGTGGAGAAAGGATTGAGATATTCAAAGTGGGTGGAGGGGAGAAGGCTTCTAAGGAGCTAAATGTCCCTTTTTTGGGCAAAATACCCATCGATCCGGAAGTGGTACAGTTAGGGGATATGGGTAAACCGTATGTTTTTGATAAGCCCGACTCTGAAGTGGCTCAGGTCTTTTTGAATTTGGCTAAGGCAGTCGTACAAGCTGTTGAATAGATAGAACTTTGGGCATGTTAATATATGCCCAACTATTTTATTTATGAGAAGATATTTTTTTGTTGAGTCTAAACGTATCTTAAAAATTGCCCTACCAATTATCGTGGCGTCTATCTCTCATCTTTTGATGGGTTTTACAGATAATGTAATGGCTGGTAGGTATTCAAGCGTTGATCTTGCCGCTGTCTCTATAGGTTCTGCTATTTGGCTACCCATAACGTTGTTTTTCATGTCTGTGTTAAGTGGTGCTACCCCTATAATCTCTGCAGAGCTTGGGGGTAATAATCTTGATGAGGCTAAAGATGTTTTTAAGACGTCCGTGTATATAGCTGTCATATTTGGTGTAATGTTGTTTGTTATCTTCAATCTGATGGAGCATATACTTGCTTTTTTTATCGTAGAAAGAGATATTTTGATTATAACCTCTAACTATCTTTACTATATCTCCTTTGGTGTCCCAGCTTTTTTATTATATCAATCGTTGAGGTCATATTTTGAGTCAAAGGGTTACACTGTTCCCATTATGTTTTGTAGCTTTGTTGGTATGCTTTTAAATATCCCTGTAAATTATATATTTATCTATGGTAAGTTCGGTATGAAAGCACTGGGTGGTGCTGGATGTGGTGTTGCCACAACTATATCCACTTATGTAATGGTTTTACTTCTGTTCATCATCTACAAAAGGTTCCCTTACATTTCTGGTGGAAAATTGACATATCACGCTGCCAAGCGAATTTTGAAGTTGGGTTTACCTATCGGAATATCCACTTTTTTAGAGGCTTTTGTTTTTAGTTTTGGTAGTGTTATTCTTGCTCCTTTGGGGCCAATAACAGTGGCAGCCCATCAGATCGCGCTTAATTTTATATCCACAGCTTTTATGATACCTATGAGTTTGGGGA
Encoded proteins:
- the gatA gene encoding Asp-tRNA(Asn)/Glu-tRNA(Gln) amidotransferase subunit GatA, with translation MDLLNATLKDHADFIKNKKISSKEMVEFYLKRVEKYDPVVNAFISINYKAIEEAKAYDEQIAKGTPLPPFAGVPIALKDNMVTKDLLTTCGSRILENFIPPYDGTVVRLLKDAGFIILGKLNMDEFAMGSSCETSYYKKTVNPYDPNRVPGGSSGGSAAAVAARLVPATLGSDTGGSIRQPAALCNIVGMKPTYGRVSRYGLVAFASSLDQIGPMTKNIQDTADLMEIIGHYDHQDSTSYKTDPFRFTDPFKGSLKGVKIGLPKEYFSEGLSPEVSKAIEDAIRILKQQGVEFVNISMPHTDYAVAVYYIIATAEASSNLARYDGVKYGFRVKSSDLNEMYVLTRSEGFGTEVKRRIMLGTYVLSSGYYDAYYLKAQKVRTLIKKDFLNAYEKVDFIMTPTSPTTAFRLGEKASNPLEMYLSDIYTISLNLFGGCGLSIPAGFDSNNLPIGLQLLGNYFDEDRLLSLALAFEKETEFYKSLPEKFL
- the gatC gene encoding Asp-tRNA(Asn)/Glu-tRNA(Gln) amidotransferase subunit GatC: MVTDNDVRYIAKLAKLTFEDDEIGKFVSDMNNILDYINKLNELDTSNIPPTSHALDINNVTRPDIPKQTISQEEALKNAPEDGYGHFKVPRIIE
- the mnmH gene encoding tRNA 2-selenouridine(34) synthase MnmH; this encodes MKDLIDIVYLENKKYSDMGIIDVRSEGEYDLDHVPNAVNIPLLDNEERALIGTIYKQQGPKEARLKGVEVVSPKLVSFIDGIKNITEKYKETIIYCWRGGLRSEAAVTFSRLAGLTVSRLEGGYKSYRNRVVSFFKEFDQKYRFITLYGPTGSGKTEILKRLRSEYPVLNLEECACHKGSIFGHIGEAGFYSINQKIFESKIYYSLLHAKGGLMFTEGESKKVGKVVIPEKLFDRFTSGFGVLCRPSLDFRIAFTINTYKPEKNLPEIFDALGRIKRYMSKETYETLYRALENGEFGRFVEIILVKYYDPMYKFAYQKKIDYVLEYDSIEEAVEKLKGLYDEVNSCSVITNYQ
- a CDS encoding septal ring lytic transglycosylase RlpA family protein, giving the protein MMRLIVVVLLLIINSPLWAKIVLLEDNGSIDSGQVTEELKKVGEVPNKVVFGKPYTVFGVTYYPMDYIHKYEEEGIASWYGADFHGKLTSSKEVYNMFDMTAAHKTLPLGSTVLVKSLENDKEIIVRINDRGPFVKDRIIDLSYKAAKELGIDQKGTGKVRITLLSESPTEYVLNGKPVDINVGKFAIQIGAFLEKKNAENLRDKFLNADVVEAMVNGKKFYRVRLIGFETRTSAELKLITIEKRFPGAFVVAE
- a CDS encoding exonuclease domain-containing protein, which encodes MVNISDIMDKPLNEVSFVVFDLETTGLYPEKGDQIIEIGAFRIDEGFRLVKEPFHTLVKAEKEISESSLALHGISIEETYSAPDICTAIYDFIDFCRGSALVAHKASKDAAFLRHALRDYMIENPFPFILDTIKISQKLYPDFKFHNLDYLIERHNISINSKFKRHRALYDAEATAKIFLKMLKKLFKERCFHFSELTSFATEY
- a CDS encoding complex I NDUFA9 subunit family protein, producing MKKIFITGATGFVGTEILNKLLEEGYFVKALIRGSKRPKINHPHLETVVGDVLNYQSLDDGIKGTDAVIHLVGIIREYPAKGVTFENMHYIATKNVLDAAKKNHITRFIHMSANGTRENAVSNYHKTKYKAEEYIKASGLTYTILRPSLIYGENDSFINMLNSFMKLTPIFSYFGDGSYPMQPVSVKEVAEIFVKAIDNEATFNKTFSVCGKQVFTYKELLKTIMEVTGRHRLLLPVPEVFVNIGASLFGSFPWFPITKDQFIMLKEGNVCNNDEIFKITGVTHLDFKDELKKYLK
- the radC gene encoding DNA repair protein RadC; amino-acid sequence: MEKHYLGHRKRLKERFLSSPQTLPDYELMELILGYVIRGRDVKKESKEIIKLIEGNFNNLFTKDIQSIDGIGLETSIFFKIIMEFNRRLSLHRHNALEKPLKNPTDVYNFIKYNIGFAFKESFFALLLNSSGIVTNYKVLSTGTVNSSSVYIREIVEYAITNKAVGVIIAHNHPSGTLNPSKEDIDITKKIKDALKLVEIELYDHIIVTAHGYISFLEKNLF
- a CDS encoding Mrp/NBP35 family ATP-binding protein, producing the protein MSNCNTNKSCSSCSISSSCDSGIKEKHTEEVLKHRLDKIKHRIMVMSGKGGVGKSTVTVNLAASLVKLGYRVGIIDADIHGPNIPKMLGISDKGAKTGLDGVIPFEPYPNLIIMSIGVLLRDDDDAVIWRAPLKHSVIRQFLADVEWGELDYLLFDLPPGTGDEPLSVSHILKDLDGSIIVTTPQEVALLDARKSVSFSKKLNIPVIGIVENMSGFICPKCGERIEIFKVGGGEKASKELNVPFLGKIPIDPEVVQLGDMGKPYVFDKPDSEVAQVFLNLAKAVVQAVE
- a CDS encoding MATE family efflux transporter, which produces MRRYFFVESKRILKIALPIIVASISHLLMGFTDNVMAGRYSSVDLAAVSIGSAIWLPITLFFMSVLSGATPIISAELGGNNLDEAKDVFKTSVYIAVIFGVMLFVIFNLMEHILAFFIVERDILIITSNYLYYISFGVPAFLLYQSLRSYFESKGYTVPIMFCSFVGMLLNIPVNYIFIYGKFGMKALGGAGCGVATTISTYVMVLLLFIIYKRFPYISGGKLTYHAAKRILKLGLPIGISTFLEAFVFSFGSVILAPLGPITVAAHQIALNFISTAFMIPMSLGIAISIRVSHEYGKGELYYSSMVWKIGALLVVSIAFVSSLAMYLTSDIIVKLYTKDVYVLMLAKPLMVLAICFHFVDAFQVAANNTLKGYHNTKYPMWICFISYWIIALPLGYFMTYKLSKGVIGFWYSLIIGIIIAAIMFGYKLISKYSFKKDVIKL